One Carassius gibelio isolate Cgi1373 ecotype wild population from Czech Republic chromosome A7, carGib1.2-hapl.c, whole genome shotgun sequence DNA window includes the following coding sequences:
- the LOC128016526 gene encoding transmembrane protein 41B-like: MAKKRSGNRETESSPLVEPEPRPSKQTPVLKGPQSSGGASARMSILLLITIFACSACVMYLLFRNFPELSEDEREKIKIPKDMDDAKALGIVLSKYKDTYYTQVLLAYFATYIFLQTFAIPGSIFLSILSGYLYPFPLALFLVCLCSGLGASFCYMLSYLVGRPMVYKYLTERAQKWSQQVDKHREHLINYIIFLRITPFLPNWFINITSPVINVPLGVFFLGTFLGVAPPSFVAINAGTTLYKLTTAGEAVSWNSLLVLGLLAVVSILPVCFQKKIQQKLE; encoded by the exons ATGGCCAAGAAGAGAAGCGGAAACCGCGAGACAGAGAGCAGTCCGCTGGTAGAACCGGAGCCGAGGCCCTCCAAACAAACTCCGGTCCTCAAAg GACCCCAGTCGTCAGGAGGAGCCTCCGCACGCATGTcaatcctcctcctcatcactaTCTTTGCCTGTTCGGCTTGTGTCATGTATCTGCTGTTCAGAAATTTCCCAGAACTGAGCGA AGACGAGAGAGAAAAAATCAAAATCCCTAAAGACATGGATGATGCCAAGGCATTGGGCATAGTGCTGTCCAAATACAAGGACACATATTATACTCAAGTGCTTTTAGCATACTTTGCAACATACATCTT CCTTCAGACGTTTGCCATCCCAGGCTCCATATTTCTCAGTATACTCTCTGGTTATCTCTACCCTTTTCCATTAGCTCTGTTCCTGGTCTGTCTG TGTTCTGGCCTTGGAGCGTCTTTTTGCTATATGTTGTCTTATTTAGTCGGGAGGCCGATGGTGTACAAGTACCTCACAGAGAGAGCTCAGAAATGGTCACAACAG GTGGACAAGCACAGAGAGCACCTCATTAATTACATCATTTTTTTGAGAATAACTCCTTTCCTTCCAAACTGGTTCATCAACATCACCTCGCCGGTCATTAATGTGCCTCTGGGTGTCTTCTTCCTGGGGACCTTTCTTG GAGTGGCTCCTCCATCCTTCGTGGCGATTAACGCAGGGACGACTTTGTACAAACTGACCACAGCTGGCGAGGCCGTGTCCTGGAACTCTCTTCTCGTGTTGGGGCTTTTAGCTGTGGTCTCCATCCTTCCCGTCTGCTTTCAGAAGAAAATCCAGCAGAAACTTGAGTAG